The following proteins are encoded in a genomic region of Zea mays cultivar B73 chromosome 9, Zm-B73-REFERENCE-NAM-5.0, whole genome shotgun sequence:
- the LOC103638352 gene encoding golgin candidate 2 isoform X1, with translation MFQASELQTSMIETLEAVEIEKQKHHSTRMEALARLARLEVTNGELAKSLAREQWNLEVQVDQVAQLREEVELKKLAQDKYRRKLTKIQKTSAPPVDEIESLRRFKLEEEIIDAEYTLTCDRIVSLKDKVGFPVYD, from the exons ATGTTTCAAGCTTCAGAGTTGCAGACTAGTATGATTGAAACATTGGAAGCAGTGGAGATAGAGAAACAGAAACATCACAGCACTAGAATGGAAGCCCTTGCACGTTTGGCTAGACTTGAG GTTACAAACGGTGAGCTTGCAAAGTCACTTGCCAGGGAACAATGGAATCTGGAAGTTCAA GTAGATCAAGTGGCGCAGCTTCGAGAGGAAGTTGAATTGAAGAAACTTGCTCAAGATA AATACAGAAGAAAGCTAACAAAGATACAAAAGACAAGTGCCCCTCCGGTTGATGAA ATAGAATCTTTGAGAAGGTTCAAGCTGGAGGAAGAAATTATTGATGCAGAATACACTCTGACATGTGACAGAATTGTGAGCTTGAAGGACAAGGTAGGTTTTCCCGTGTATGACTGA
- the LOC103638352 gene encoding golgin candidate 2 isoform X3, producing the protein MFQASELQTSMIETLEAVEIEKQKHHSTRMEALARLARLEVTNGELAKSLAREQWNLEVQVDQVAQLREEVELKKLAQDKYRRKLTKIQKTSAPPVDENL; encoded by the exons ATGTTTCAAGCTTCAGAGTTGCAGACTAGTATGATTGAAACATTGGAAGCAGTGGAGATAGAGAAACAGAAACATCACAGCACTAGAATGGAAGCCCTTGCACGTTTGGCTAGACTTGAG GTTACAAACGGTGAGCTTGCAAAGTCACTTGCCAGGGAACAATGGAATCTGGAAGTTCAA GTAGATCAAGTGGCGCAGCTTCGAGAGGAAGTTGAATTGAAGAAACTTGCTCAAGATA AATACAGAAGAAAGCTAACAAAGATACAAAAGACAAGTGCCCCTCCGGTTGATGAA AATCTTTGA
- the LOC103638352 gene encoding golgin candidate 2 isoform X2 produces MIETLEAVEIEKQKHHSTRMEALARLARLEVTNGELAKSLAREQWNLEVQVDQVAQLREEVELKKLAQDKYRRKLTKIQKTSAPPVDEIESLRRFKLEEEIIDAEYTLTCDRIVSLKDKVGFPVYD; encoded by the exons ATGATTGAAACATTGGAAGCAGTGGAGATAGAGAAACAGAAACATCACAGCACTAGAATGGAAGCCCTTGCACGTTTGGCTAGACTTGAG GTTACAAACGGTGAGCTTGCAAAGTCACTTGCCAGGGAACAATGGAATCTGGAAGTTCAA GTAGATCAAGTGGCGCAGCTTCGAGAGGAAGTTGAATTGAAGAAACTTGCTCAAGATA AATACAGAAGAAAGCTAACAAAGATACAAAAGACAAGTGCCCCTCCGGTTGATGAA ATAGAATCTTTGAGAAGGTTCAAGCTGGAGGAAGAAATTATTGATGCAGAATACACTCTGACATGTGACAGAATTGTGAGCTTGAAGGACAAGGTAGGTTTTCCCGTGTATGACTGA